In Silene latifolia isolate original U9 population chromosome X, ASM4854445v1, whole genome shotgun sequence, the following proteins share a genomic window:
- the LOC141623141 gene encoding protein DWD HYPERSENSITIVE TO UV-B 1-like isoform X1: MENNLEFRYIRYCTRYKVLPVPAISDSLTKADNQRSRKRRSSLKVELDQLKDADYLPLIDLINAMCSSDLDAINICNESPCIIDENQTFSLMCAANQKLHAVCLHDLPFTKHFLRDMFRSGLSCRVLKLSTSSLHKLEMVGNFKKLRKLNLDFCTSLTTIQKDPFSQMPNLMHLSMCETRLSNLWTTTAALSKLPSLIELRFQNCLCCQDTGPCPAYSGNDSGFHVSKNNYHAQETSQDFLVLEDSSPNYEDQFESLDVHSSELQRLSLLDLSSNSPDYLIKELPSMIQSKELQVKSSEQGFGQETQEIDHSEDFKSTTQRKYISHHPSPLCFEKHYREFILSSLPQLLVLDNLPVGTKERKIARVIYSKHFEYLPYKRQQEVSVPRILHHRELASRALPCRIPSVSRKSSVHQRSFSKSLLAAKLGASPWPQLHRISEISSFKNEESKIFRPRQFEYHPSNSSLMAFGTLDGEVVVINHENQKQVAYMPNFGASTSILGLCWLKKHPSKVLVGSDNGLLRLYDINDASSKGSDSYHQRANSITFDSFEQLTSVHINSTDELCVVSGCTKNVAMYDMGTGKRFELFNNLHQEPINVAKFANHSPFMFATSSFDRKVKMWDLRQGMIRPCYSAISSRGNVMACFSPDDHYLLVSAVDNEVKQLLAADGRLNIDFGIASSGSSHNYTRSYYMNGGDYIISGSSDEHVVRVCCAQTGRRLRDVHFEGRVSDKSMFVQSLRSDPFREFNMSILASYGQSNSKCEIIKVNLLASNEDGENDVQLQRSCSSFSLGG; this comes from the exons ATGGAAAACAACTTGGAATTCAG GTATATCAGGTATTGTACAAGGTATAAGGTGCTGCCTGTTCCTGCAATTTCGGATTCTCTCACCAAG GCTGATAATCAAAGGAGTAGAAAAAGGCGCAGTAGCCTGAAAGTTGAACTGGACCAGCTGAAGGATGCTGACTATTTACCTCTTATTGACCTAATCAATGCAATGTGCTCCTCTGATCTTGATGCTATCAATATTTGCAATGAGTCACCCTGCATTATCGATGAAAATCAGACCTTTTCGCTGATGTGTGCCGCCAATCAGAAACTCCATGCAGTTTGCCTCCATGATTTGCCTTTTACTAAACATTTCTTGAG GGATATGTTTCGAAGTGGCTTGTCCTGTAGAGTCTTGAAGTTGAGCACTTCGAGTCTTCATAAGCTTGAAATGGTCGGAAACTTTAAGAAATTAAGGAAGCTCAATCTCGACTTCTGTACCTCGCTAACAACCATACAAAAGGATCCTTTCTCCCAAATGCCCAACCTCATGCATTTGTCCATGTGTGAAACCCGGCTCTCTAATCTTTGGACAACTACCGCCGCTCTGTCTAAGCTCCCTTCGCTAATAGAACTTCGGTTCCAGAACTGTTTGTGTTGCCAAGATACTGGCCCATGTCCGGCATATTCTGGAAATGACTCTGGGTTTCATGTTAGCAAGAATAATTATCATGCTCAAGAGACAAGTCAGGACTTTCTTGTACTTGAAGATTCATCCCCAAATTATGAGGATCAATTTGAGAGTTTGGATGTTCATAGTAGCGAACTTCAAAGATTAAGCTTATTGGATCTGTCATCTAATAGTCCGGATTATCTGATCAAAGAACTACCCAGTATGATCCAGAGTAAG GAATTGCAAGTTAAGTCATCTGAACAAGGTTTCGGACAGGAGACACAAGAGATAGACCACAGTGAAGATTTCAAATCTACAACTCAACGGAAGTACATTTCACACCATCCCTCACCTTTATGTTTCGAAAAACATTATAGAGAGTTCATACTTTCTTCATTGCCTCAACTCCTGGTTTTAGACAATTTACCAGTAGGAACGAAGGAAAGAAAAATAGCCAGGGTGATATATTCAAAACATTTCGAATATTTACCATACAAAAGACAGCAAGAAGTGAGTGTTCCTCGTATCCTTCATCATCGTGAACTTGCATCTCGTGCATTACCTTGTCGGATACCTTCAGTGTCAAGAAAGTCATCTGTTCATCAGCGTAGTTTTTCAAAGTCTCTTTTGGCAGCTAAGCTAGGTGCCTCACCTTGGCCACAGTTGCATCGCATCTCTGAAATTAGCAGCTTTAAAAACGAGGAAAGCAAGATCTTTCGGCCTAGGCAATTTGAGTACCATCCTTCTAACTCTAGCCTAATGGCTTTCGGGACTCTGGATGGAGAGGTGGTGGTGATCAACCATGAGAACCAGAAGCAAGTCGCTTATATGCCAAACTTTGGAGCAAGCACTAGCATTTTAGGACTATGTTGGCTCAAAAAGCATCCATCCAAG GTGCTTGTAGGTTCTGACAATGGTTTATTGAGATTGTACGATATTAATGACGCTTCATCAAAGGGTTCAGATTCCTATCATCAAAGAGCCAATTCGATCACCTTTGACAGCTTCGAGCAGTTAACTTCTGTTCATATAAACTCGACAGATGAACTGTGTGTCGTCAGTGGTTGCACAAAAAACGTCGCTATGTATGACATGGGCACAGGAAAACGGTTTGAGTTATTCAACAATCTACACCAGGAACCGATAAATGTAGCCAAGTTTGCAAACCATTCTCCATTCATGTTTGCAACCTCATCATTTGACCGTAAAGTCAAGATGTGGGATCTTAGACAAGGGATGATTCGACCTTGTTACTCGGCTATTAGCTCAAGAGGCAATGTCATGGCCTGCTTCTCCCCTGATGACCACTATCTGCTAGTCTCAGCTGTTGATAATGAG GTTAAGCAGCTTTTGGCAGCAGACGGGAGACTCAACATAGATTTTGGTATAGCTTCAAGTGGAAGTTCACATAATTATACCCGTTCATATTATATGAACGGGGGGGACTATATCATTAGTGGCAGTTCAGATGAGCATGTTGTGCGTGTTTGCTGTGCTCAGACGGGAAGACGGTTGAGAGATGTCCATTTTGAG GGAAGAGTTTCAGATAAGTCTATGTTTGTGCAGTCCTTGAGGAGTGATCCCTTCAGG GAGTTTAACATGAGTATCTTAGCATCTTATGGGCAATCAAACTCAAAATGTGAGATAATCAAG GTAAATTTGCTTGCATCAAATGAGGATGGCGAGAATGATGTGCAGTTACAGAGGTCGTGTTCATCCTTCAGTCTAGGAGGTTGA
- the LOC141623141 gene encoding protein DWD HYPERSENSITIVE TO UV-B 1-like isoform X2, which yields MCSSDLDAINICNESPCIIDENQTFSLMCAANQKLHAVCLHDLPFTKHFLRDMFRSGLSCRVLKLSTSSLHKLEMVGNFKKLRKLNLDFCTSLTTIQKDPFSQMPNLMHLSMCETRLSNLWTTTAALSKLPSLIELRFQNCLCCQDTGPCPAYSGNDSGFHVSKNNYHAQETSQDFLVLEDSSPNYEDQFESLDVHSSELQRLSLLDLSSNSPDYLIKELPSMIQSKELQVKSSEQGFGQETQEIDHSEDFKSTTQRKYISHHPSPLCFEKHYREFILSSLPQLLVLDNLPVGTKERKIARVIYSKHFEYLPYKRQQEVSVPRILHHRELASRALPCRIPSVSRKSSVHQRSFSKSLLAAKLGASPWPQLHRISEISSFKNEESKIFRPRQFEYHPSNSSLMAFGTLDGEVVVINHENQKQVAYMPNFGASTSILGLCWLKKHPSKVLVGSDNGLLRLYDINDASSKGSDSYHQRANSITFDSFEQLTSVHINSTDELCVVSGCTKNVAMYDMGTGKRFELFNNLHQEPINVAKFANHSPFMFATSSFDRKVKMWDLRQGMIRPCYSAISSRGNVMACFSPDDHYLLVSAVDNEVKQLLAADGRLNIDFGIASSGSSHNYTRSYYMNGGDYIISGSSDEHVVRVCCAQTGRRLRDVHFEGRVSDKSMFVQSLRSDPFREFNMSILASYGQSNSKCEIIKVNLLASNEDGENDVQLQRSCSSFSLGG from the exons ATGTGCTCCTCTGATCTTGATGCTATCAATATTTGCAATGAGTCACCCTGCATTATCGATGAAAATCAGACCTTTTCGCTGATGTGTGCCGCCAATCAGAAACTCCATGCAGTTTGCCTCCATGATTTGCCTTTTACTAAACATTTCTTGAG GGATATGTTTCGAAGTGGCTTGTCCTGTAGAGTCTTGAAGTTGAGCACTTCGAGTCTTCATAAGCTTGAAATGGTCGGAAACTTTAAGAAATTAAGGAAGCTCAATCTCGACTTCTGTACCTCGCTAACAACCATACAAAAGGATCCTTTCTCCCAAATGCCCAACCTCATGCATTTGTCCATGTGTGAAACCCGGCTCTCTAATCTTTGGACAACTACCGCCGCTCTGTCTAAGCTCCCTTCGCTAATAGAACTTCGGTTCCAGAACTGTTTGTGTTGCCAAGATACTGGCCCATGTCCGGCATATTCTGGAAATGACTCTGGGTTTCATGTTAGCAAGAATAATTATCATGCTCAAGAGACAAGTCAGGACTTTCTTGTACTTGAAGATTCATCCCCAAATTATGAGGATCAATTTGAGAGTTTGGATGTTCATAGTAGCGAACTTCAAAGATTAAGCTTATTGGATCTGTCATCTAATAGTCCGGATTATCTGATCAAAGAACTACCCAGTATGATCCAGAGTAAG GAATTGCAAGTTAAGTCATCTGAACAAGGTTTCGGACAGGAGACACAAGAGATAGACCACAGTGAAGATTTCAAATCTACAACTCAACGGAAGTACATTTCACACCATCCCTCACCTTTATGTTTCGAAAAACATTATAGAGAGTTCATACTTTCTTCATTGCCTCAACTCCTGGTTTTAGACAATTTACCAGTAGGAACGAAGGAAAGAAAAATAGCCAGGGTGATATATTCAAAACATTTCGAATATTTACCATACAAAAGACAGCAAGAAGTGAGTGTTCCTCGTATCCTTCATCATCGTGAACTTGCATCTCGTGCATTACCTTGTCGGATACCTTCAGTGTCAAGAAAGTCATCTGTTCATCAGCGTAGTTTTTCAAAGTCTCTTTTGGCAGCTAAGCTAGGTGCCTCACCTTGGCCACAGTTGCATCGCATCTCTGAAATTAGCAGCTTTAAAAACGAGGAAAGCAAGATCTTTCGGCCTAGGCAATTTGAGTACCATCCTTCTAACTCTAGCCTAATGGCTTTCGGGACTCTGGATGGAGAGGTGGTGGTGATCAACCATGAGAACCAGAAGCAAGTCGCTTATATGCCAAACTTTGGAGCAAGCACTAGCATTTTAGGACTATGTTGGCTCAAAAAGCATCCATCCAAG GTGCTTGTAGGTTCTGACAATGGTTTATTGAGATTGTACGATATTAATGACGCTTCATCAAAGGGTTCAGATTCCTATCATCAAAGAGCCAATTCGATCACCTTTGACAGCTTCGAGCAGTTAACTTCTGTTCATATAAACTCGACAGATGAACTGTGTGTCGTCAGTGGTTGCACAAAAAACGTCGCTATGTATGACATGGGCACAGGAAAACGGTTTGAGTTATTCAACAATCTACACCAGGAACCGATAAATGTAGCCAAGTTTGCAAACCATTCTCCATTCATGTTTGCAACCTCATCATTTGACCGTAAAGTCAAGATGTGGGATCTTAGACAAGGGATGATTCGACCTTGTTACTCGGCTATTAGCTCAAGAGGCAATGTCATGGCCTGCTTCTCCCCTGATGACCACTATCTGCTAGTCTCAGCTGTTGATAATGAG GTTAAGCAGCTTTTGGCAGCAGACGGGAGACTCAACATAGATTTTGGTATAGCTTCAAGTGGAAGTTCACATAATTATACCCGTTCATATTATATGAACGGGGGGGACTATATCATTAGTGGCAGTTCAGATGAGCATGTTGTGCGTGTTTGCTGTGCTCAGACGGGAAGACGGTTGAGAGATGTCCATTTTGAG GGAAGAGTTTCAGATAAGTCTATGTTTGTGCAGTCCTTGAGGAGTGATCCCTTCAGG GAGTTTAACATGAGTATCTTAGCATCTTATGGGCAATCAAACTCAAAATGTGAGATAATCAAG GTAAATTTGCTTGCATCAAATGAGGATGGCGAGAATGATGTGCAGTTACAGAGGTCGTGTTCATCCTTCAGTCTAGGAGGTTGA
- the LOC141623142 gene encoding U-box domain-containing protein 4-like has translation MVLHTDLAVEDTGEIDQQLRRSEADVLSNGGMMSNDQRPASADTTLPKHPISPTKIADKRCNRKIRLKPSKLSPITISIPDTGSYTAAIETHVRKLVGNLKGTSLETIREAAFELRLLAKDEDNRILIANCDGINSLIHLLRSPDLMIQEHAVTAILNLSISDNNKILIANFDAIEPLIHVVQKGTPEARENTAATLSSLCKFEKVNIQIGNSGAIGPLVELLGNGSPHGKKDAATALFHLSTMTENKLGIAKSGAVKHLIDLMDPAIGLVDRATVVLANIATIPEGRSAIAQEGGIPLLVEAIELGSQRVKENAAAALWLFCSDSKSNKYCRRLLEEGAAPPLVALSTSGTARAREKATKILNHLRNLPRYGRRG, from the exons ATGGTTTTGCATACTGACTTAGCCGTAGAGGACACTGGTGAAATTGATCAACAGTTGCGAAGGTCAGAAGCCGATGTGTTGAGCAATGGAGGCATGATGTCCAATGATCAAAGACCAGCTTCTGCTGATACAACACTACCCAAGCATCCCATATCTCCGACTAAAATAGCTGACAAAAGATGCAATcgcaaaattcgtcttaaaccaTCTAAACTTTCACCAATAACTATCTCAATACCAGATACTGGAAGTTATACTGCAGCGATCGAGACCCATGTCAGGAAATTAGTTGGAAACCTGAAAGGTACATCTCTTGAGACTATTAGAGAAGCCGCATTCGAGCTCAGGCTTCTTGCTAAGGACGAGGACAATAGAATCTTAATAGCAAACTGTGATGGCATTAATTCATTAATTCATCTTCTTCGTTCTCCAGACCTAATGATCCAAGAACATGCCGTGACTGCCATCCTAAACCTATCTATTAGTGATAACAACAAGATCTTGATAGCTAATTTCGATGCAATTGAGCCATTGATACATGTTGTTCAGAAAGGAACTCCTGAAGCTAGAGAAAATACCGCTGCTACTTTGAGTAGTCTTtgtaagtttgaaaaagttaaCATCCAGATTGGGAATTCCGGGGCCATTGGTCCTTTGGTAGAGCTCTTAGGGAATGGATCACCTCATGGTAAAAAAGATGCGGCCACTGCTTTGTTCCACTTGTCGACAATGACCGAAAATAAACTTGGCATCGCTAAGTCTGGTGCAGTAAAACACCTTATTGATTTGATGGACCCAGCAATCGGGTTGGTTGATAGGGCTACTGTGGTGTTAGCAAATATAGCCACTATACCCGAGGGACGGAGTGCTATTGCTCAAGAGGGAGGTATCCCTCTTCTAGTGGAAGCTATTGAGTTAGGTTCACAAAGGGTCAAAGAGAATGCTGCTGCTGCATTATGGCTTTTTTGTTCAGACAGTAAGAGTAACAAATATTGTAGGAGGCTTCTCGAAGAAGGCGCTGCGCCACCATTGGTGGCATTGTCAACATCAGGGACGGCACGAGCCAGAGAAAAG GCAACTAAGATCCTCAATCATTTGAGAAATCTACCTCGCTATGGTAGGAGAGGCTGA